The genomic DNA CAGCTCGCAAGATTACTGAACAACGCGTCGCCTTTGAATCTCGCGGCAGACATCGCGGAGATGGAACTTCAAGAGGCGAAGATCAGAGAGGTCAACTGAATCCAAAGGGTTCAGACAGGGATATCAAGTTGCCTGAAAGAGACAATCGCGGAGACAGGGGTGACAGAGTCGCGCGGACCGAAAAGCTGAAGTTGCCCGAATCCTCTGCTTTTCGGGATCGACTGGACGGCATTCGAGATCGAGAAAAAGAAGTTCGAGAAAATCGTGGTTCCGATGACAGGGGCTCTCGTGATGGGAGCAGAATTGGACGTACCACAGGAGACAATGAAGGCTCATCACGTAAGTCACTTCGTGATCGTATGGAGAATGCGCGAAAAGACCGTTCAAAAGAATCGGTAAATTCCCGAGATGGAAAGCCTGAAGTCATTGGCAAGACCAGAGACAGGGAGCCAGGAAACGCAAGTGAGCGAAAGCCTGTCCAGGAATCATCGGGAAGCGATTTGCGCGCTCGGATCGAAGCTGCTCGAAACGAAGCAGAAAGAAACCGGGGGACTCGCGAGAGCCGTGGACGAGATTCGAAAAGTGAACCTTCAAAGAATCCAGCGACGATAGATCGCGGGGTGCGTAATCCGGGATCAGCGACTGATGCAAGGTCACGTATTGACAATGCCCGGAAGCCGACCGATGCAAGAAATGAAAATTCGAATCGTACAAATTCGAACCGAACAAGGACTCCAGGTTCAGATTCAACAAAAACGCCCAGCTCAAACCGGAATTCTTCCTCAGACTTGAGGGCACGAATTGAAGCTGCTCGAAAAGCGTCAGCTTCACAACGTGGAACTATGAACCGGGCAACACCATCCTCATCGAATGATTTAAGAACGAGGGGAACACAGCGTACCCCAAGTCGTTCTTCAGACAGTTCGCCGCGAACGAACAGCTCGCCGCGGTCTTCAATTCAGGATGCGATCAACCGTAGCCGGCAATCGTCAACTCCTTCATCGCGGTCGTCGACGCCATCACGTTCAGCGACGCCTAGTCGTTCGACCACACCGTCGCGGTCAGCGACACCAAATCGTTCAGCAGCGCCGTCCTCACGGTCTGCGACACCCTCGCGTTCGACTCCCTCGCGTTCAACACCGTCACGTTCGTCATCATCGACTCGATCATCCTCATCGTCGTCGCGTTCGGCTTCACCGTCACGATCAGCGATACCGAGTCGCTCAGCGACACCAACGCGATCATCCTCAAGCTCGTCGAGGTCGTCGCGGTCGGCTGCACCATCACGTTCTGCGACACCATCAAGAAGCAGCAGCCGCTCAAGTGCTCGACCATCTACTTCATCGAGGAGTAGCAGTCGTCCAAGTGCTCGATCATCGTCATCAAGTTCCCGGTCCTCAGGGAATCGATCATCTGGATCGTCGAGAAGTCGGAATAAGAAGTGATCGATTTTTCATGTGATGAATCGACCTCTTCGTAGCGAGTAGCGTCTGGGGCCTCTGACATGTACGCGGTTAATGATTGAACAAAAAAACTCGGCGAATATTCGCCGAGTTTTTTATTTGGTGTGCCGAGTTTTACATCCGTTTTTGCGGATGCGATCCATGGTTGATACAGGAATTTTATGTACTCATCTTTCACTCGAACTGTATCGATAGGAACGCTGAATTACTTCATGGACTGCACGCCAGAAGGCAGGACTTGAAAGATCATTATTGAACTTGCTTTAGAGAACGTGTGCACCTGATTGGCTGACGTCAATGTCGTGCCGAGATGTATAGGCGTCAAGGACACGTTGAAATGCTTGCCGTTTGGACTTTCGATAGTTGATGTACGCCTGGACCAAGAAGGTCAGCAGAGCAACAACGCTCAGGATTGTTAACGGAACTCTCAACTCTTTGACTAAGTCCAGTGCCAATACTGTGACGGCAATCCCGGCCATAAAGTGGCGAAATGATAGAGTGTTCATAAGTACGTTCACTAGTTGAGGATCTGAAAATATGTCGGGTAAAGCCGAAACTTTACGCGCACATTTAGAATCTGGTGAGTGCTGTGAGGAGGGAGGAAGTGGTGGGGAGGAGGCACGAAAAGCTCTCCACTCAGGGAGTGGATTGTTCGCGTCCAGCATCCCGAAGTCCAGACACAAAATGTCTTCAGAAGTTCGAATTCTCTGGTTCGATACACATAACGCGAGCTTGATTTTTGTGACTCGAAAAGAAACCTTTTCGAGTTCTTGCTGTTGGCCGCAAATTCAGGCTTCTTAGAGCATCTTTCGAATTGGTTTGCAGGATCTGCCTCGTGACGAACAGTAATTTCACTATAGAAATATGTTCTTCACGGACATTTGAGAGAGCAATTTTAAGTTTCAGAATCAGTTCTCGAGTCCACACTGGAACTGCGCCGCCCTGTTCAGGTTTTGTTAATGCGACTACAGCCGGCGTGGACGATTTTCCCCTCCACGGTATTGTGGCTGACCAATTCCTCCATCGATTTTCTTTAAGTCGGCTTCGTTCGGAGTCTTCCCGAGAACAATATCAAAATTCGCTGTCAGTTCCCCAATCTTGGAATCTTGAAGGGGTTTGAATGCGACTTGTATCGCTTCGCGTTGGAATGGGTCTCGAATTTGTTTGAAGAGCCCATCGCTTTTGTTTTGTTCTTCACCATGAATGAGCATTTGTGTGGTGAAAATTCGTTTTCCATTTTGACTCACGGCGAAATGGATATGTGGTGTTCGGCCTGGATATCGGACAGGTTTGATTGTTCTAAAGTAATATTGTCCGGTCGAATCGGTCAGGAAACGTCCGTATCCCTGAAAATTTGAATCGCGATTGCCTCGGTCGTTGCTGCCTGAATGTAAATAGACCCCGTTGTTATCAACCTGCCAGATTTCAACAAACGCATTTCGAATCGGCTGGCCGGTTTCAGAGAGAATTCTGCCGCCTAAGTGCGTGATCTCTCCGACAGCTGGGGTGATGGCATCATTGATCAGAAGAAGATCGTTGTCGGTATCGAGCGGGAGTTTATCCGGGTAAAACGGACCTTCTCCGACAGCAGGCGTGCGGATCAGTTCCTCAGCAAAGAGCCCCGGTGTCGCGAAGGCTGCGGCAGCAAAGCTTGAAAGTTGAAGAAATCGTCGACGGTGTAGTTCTGAACTCATTTTCATTCCTCAACGTCTAGTGCATTTTTCGAATTAGTGAAGTGCGTTCTCCACAAACACATGGTTGAGCAAGCTGCTCTCGTGTTGAAATCGATATCCTCATGATGAAACACCAGGTCTCATTCAAAGTTTCGATCTGTTTTAGATTCGAACGGCAATTCACGTTGGCCCCTCCCCTCCTTGACTGCGACGTCCTCCCATTTAATTCCATGCCGATTGTGTAGAGATAGGATCTTTGAGAGGCCACGTAAGAGCAGGTGCACAGCAGATTCCAGAAGCTGTCTGGCGTGTCGGAAATACAGAGCCTATAATACATTGCTCACTTTTCATGATCTTGAAACTGCTCATCAATCGGTGAAATTCGTCCCATGCAACGCAAAATTGGTTCCGCGTTTGTTCTGATTGCTCTCTTCTCGAGTGCAAGTTTTGGCGCTTCACCCCAAGAAGTGACCCGTTCGATTAATCGCGGTGCAAGCTATCTGAAATCAGTTGTTGACGAAGCTCACGGTGGAAAGAAAACGTTAATTGCGCTGGCGATGATGAAAGGGAACATTCCTAAGAACGATCCCGCGTTTCAAGCTGTCGTGAAGGAAGTTTTAGAGAAGTTCGAAGGTGGGAAATATAAGCCGGGGGGAGAACATCTTTACGAAGCAGGCGTTGAGGCGACGTTATTGGCCGACCTTGATCCCGTAAAATATAAGCCGCAAATCCAACTTCTGGCAGATTACATTTTGGGTCATCAAATGGCGACCGGAGGCTGGGACTATCCAACCGGTGGTCACCCCAAGGAATCTGTGGGTGATACAAGTGTTATGCAATACGCTTGCCTGGGGCTTTGGGCAGCTTCGCGTGCTGGCGTAGAAATCGATCAGAAAGTGTGGGTCGACATTCTCGATTGGCACGTGAAGTATCAAAACAAGGATGGTGGGTTTGCATACATTCCCGGTTTGAAAATTGGTGATGGGAACGGAGACTCAACGATCAATATGTCGGTCAATGCAGTCGGAAGTATGCATATTGCCATGCTTCAGCTGAACCCAACCTATCTCCCATTCGAAAGTGAACTCAGAGCTCAGAAAGCTTCGGAGACGGAAGCAGAAACAAAGCGTTTCGGAATTCTTGAGACCGTAAAAATTGACGATCCTCAAGTGAAAACCGACAGCGCAAGAATTCCAGCAGCTTCGGTAAATTCGGTCCGTCGGGTCTTTGGCTTCGTCACAAACCGCTTTCGTGTTGAAAACAAAGAGACTGGATGGGCGGCCTATTATTACTATTCTCTCGAGCGAATGGCGGCTCTGGCAAACGTGAAGCAAATCGGTAATCGAGACTGGTTCAATGAATGTGCGGATTTCCTGATAAAAAAACAGAAGGATGACGGTTCATGGAGCGTCTCGCGGAATTTTGCAGCGGATGTCGATACCGCTTTCGCCGTTTTGTTTCTCACCCGCTCGACTGGACGCTTGTTGAAGCGTGTTGACACCCCGAAGTTTGGTGATGGACTGCTCGCTGGAGGACGAGGCTTACCCGACGACTTGACCGATGTCGATTTCAATGGTCGCTCAGTCAAAATGAAAGAACCGCCAACTGAGCCTCTGGATATTCTCCTCGCGTCACTTTCAAAAACTGGCGGACTTGAAAACCTTGATGCTGTGCAAGAGCAGATTGTTGAGCAAGTTCAGTTGGGGAATCGAGAAGACCTCATTGGACAGGTCGACCAACTCTTGAAGTTGATCGATCATCCCGATCCAGACATCCGCCAAACTGTCGTTTGGGCATTGGGGAGGACAGGGAACATGAATCTGGCTCAACATCTCATCGACAAGCTTAGCGACGAAAATCTTTACGTGATGATTGAGGCGAGAAACGCCTTATGCTGGATCTCACGTAAGCCGCTCGGGTTTGGGTTTCCCGAAGATCCTCTCCAGGACCTCTCCACGAAAGCAACAGATGAGCAGAAGAGAGCCGCGATTAGCTTGTGGCACAAAAATCTCGTTCTGACCTGGGGGGACTGGTATCTGAAGAACCGCCCCTTTGAAGATCGGGGAGATGCCTTCGAAGCGGAACTTCGCCAAAAGATGGAGAAGCTCAAGTACGGCTTTTAATTGCGGCGTCGCTTTGGGTTTCATAGGGTTTGTGGAGGAGGCTTTCGATTGAGGCCTGCATGCGGTGAGCCTTGCTGAAAGCGTGTCTCAGTGTCTATCGAGAGTGTCTCGATCTCTCTACAGGCCGAACTCCCCTCCCCTTGAGTTGGGATCTTTTCTCTTCTGGGCTGGCACATTCTCTCTCTTCCACTACAAAGTGTCATTGATGATTCTTTGAGAGAGACTTGGAAAGAGATCTCATGCTGACCATTATTTCGTTTGTGTTTTTTACTTCGCTTGTTGGCCTGATTACGTGGTTGCTCACTCGCAATGATAACCACGAGAGTTCCGCAGGATACTTTCTTGCTGGTCGAAGCTTGACTGGCGGGTTCATCGCCGGATCACTATTGCTCACGAACTTGTCGACCGAGCAACTTGTCGGCTTGAATGGCGCCGCTTATGCCGATGGCTTGTGTGTTATGGCCTGGGAAGTGATCGCTGCCGTCTCTCTTGTGATTCTCGCTTTACTTTACCTTCCCCGGTACCTGAAAAGCGGAATCGCAACAGTTCCACAATTTTTGGAGAAGCGATTCGATCGTGGGACTCGTGCAATCACAACGATGATCTTTCTGGTTGCCTACGCGGGGATCTTGCTGCCG from Thalassoglobus polymorphus includes the following:
- a CDS encoding YXWGXW repeat-containing protein, giving the protein MNMPLSLSNSWRYGLACASLFTCGVISAQDVSPQPPPPPLPMINSVDPAPADGTQRAQGADIDADVLTRGPVHEAYAEQYESDPTPGLIVGKQPPELIDELPPEEMPEGANVEWVPGYWAFDEDIEDFIWISGLWRDIPVGQQWIPGYWSEADGGWQWVPGFWTSSDNEELSYLPQPPQSLEQGPNVTAPSDEHFWVPGTWVYETNNYLWRPGYWEQPYNDYMWVPSRYQWTPRGYVYCSGYWDYPLARRGVLFSPVRFTNNRYPRRFYGYRYRPQLVVSTGPLLIHLFVRPRYRHYYFGDYYGSRYRDRGIYAFTRHSRYGRRGYHYDPIRSYYQRGSRRTTYNRLVDWHGYFDRNKSSRPPHTYRKTREIVNSGFAGRNAVVIRQATLSESIRDLAKEGRADRKTFTRIPDDVRNRISDRASSTARKITEQRVAFESRGRHRGDGTSRGEDQRGQLNPKGSDRDIKLPERDNRGDRGDRVARTEKLKLPESSAFRDRLDGIRDREKEVRENRGSDDRGSRDGSRIGRTTGDNEGSSRKSLRDRMENARKDRSKESVNSRDGKPEVIGKTRDREPGNASERKPVQESSGSDLRARIEAARNEAERNRGTRESRGRDSKSEPSKNPATIDRGVRNPGSATDARSRIDNARKPTDARNENSNRTNSNRTRTPGSDSTKTPSSNRNSSSDLRARIEAARKASASQRGTMNRATPSSSNDLRTRGTQRTPSRSSDSSPRTNSSPRSSIQDAINRSRQSSTPSSRSSTPSRSATPSRSTTPSRSATPNRSAAPSSRSATPSRSTPSRSTPSRSSSSTRSSSSSSRSASPSRSAIPSRSATPTRSSSSSSRSSRSAAPSRSATPSRSSSRSSARPSTSSRSSSRPSARSSSSSSRSSGNRSSGSSRSRNKK
- a CDS encoding dioxygenase family protein, coding for MKMSSELHRRRFLQLSSFAAAAFATPGLFAEELIRTPAVGEGPFYPDKLPLDTDNDLLLINDAITPAVGEITHLGGRILSETGQPIRNAFVEIWQVDNNGVYLHSGSNDRGNRDSNFQGYGRFLTDSTGQYYFRTIKPVRYPGRTPHIHFAVSQNGKRIFTTQMLIHGEEQNKSDGLFKQIRDPFQREAIQVAFKPLQDSKIGELTANFDIVLGKTPNEADLKKIDGGIGQPQYRGGENRPRRL
- a CDS encoding HEAT repeat domain-containing protein; the protein is MQRKIGSAFVLIALFSSASFGASPQEVTRSINRGASYLKSVVDEAHGGKKTLIALAMMKGNIPKNDPAFQAVVKEVLEKFEGGKYKPGGEHLYEAGVEATLLADLDPVKYKPQIQLLADYILGHQMATGGWDYPTGGHPKESVGDTSVMQYACLGLWAASRAGVEIDQKVWVDILDWHVKYQNKDGGFAYIPGLKIGDGNGDSTINMSVNAVGSMHIAMLQLNPTYLPFESELRAQKASETEAETKRFGILETVKIDDPQVKTDSARIPAASVNSVRRVFGFVTNRFRVENKETGWAAYYYYSLERMAALANVKQIGNRDWFNECADFLIKKQKDDGSWSVSRNFAADVDTAFAVLFLTRSTGRLLKRVDTPKFGDGLLAGGRGLPDDLTDVDFNGRSVKMKEPPTEPLDILLASLSKTGGLENLDAVQEQIVEQVQLGNREDLIGQVDQLLKLIDHPDPDIRQTVVWALGRTGNMNLAQHLIDKLSDENLYVMIEARNALCWISRKPLGFGFPEDPLQDLSTKATDEQKRAAISLWHKNLVLTWGDWYLKNRPFEDRGDAFEAELRQKMEKLKYGF